In Scomber japonicus isolate fScoJap1 chromosome 7, fScoJap1.pri, whole genome shotgun sequence, one genomic interval encodes:
- the rfc4 gene encoding replication factor C subunit 4 gives MQAFLKGGTVQATRPQKDKTAAGPSSEKKSRPMPWVEKYRPKCVDEVAYQEEVVAVLKKSLEGADLPNLLFYGPPGTGKTSTILAAARELYGPELYRQRVLELNASDERGIQVVREKVKNFAQLTVAGTRTDGKSCPPFKIIILDEADSMTGAAQASLRRIMEKESRTTRFCLICNYISRIIEPLTSRCSKFRFKPLANQIQEKRLLDICEKEKLKYTKESIAALVKVSEGDLRKAITFLQSAARLNVDKEISERSIIEIAGVVPPKMIDDLLQICFKGTFEKLEVAVRKIVDEGYAATQILSQIHESIIEQDLNDKQKSAITEKMAVVDKCLADGADEYLQMLSLCSLIIQQSSQNN, from the exons ATGCAGGCCTTTTTGAAGGGAGGGACCGTCCAGGCTACCAGACCTCAGAAAGACAAGACAGCAGCAGGACCCAGCTCAGAGAAGAAATCCAGACCTATGCCATGGGTAGAAAAATA TAGACCAAAGTGTGTGGATGAGGTGGCCTATCAGGAGGAGGTGGTAGCAGTGCTGAAGAAGTCACTGGAAGGAGCAGAT CTTCCCAACTTGCTGTTCTACGGCCCTCCTGGAACAGGAAAGACCTCCACCATCTTAGCTGCTGCCAGAGAGCTTTATGG TCCGGAGTTATATAGACAGAGGGTGCTGGAGCTCAACGCCTCCGATGAACGAGGCATCCAGGTCGTCAGGGAGAAGGTCAAGAACTTTGCTCAGCTCACTGTGGCTGGGACTCGCACAGA CGGAAAGTCATGTCCTCCTTTCAAAATCATCATCCTGGACGAGGCCGACTCCATGACAGGAGCAGCTCAGGCCTCTCTCAGACGCATCATGGAGAAGGAGTCCCGCACCACCCGCTTCTGTCTCATCTGTAACTACATCAGCAG gaTCATTGAGCCTCTCACCTCCAGATGTTCCAAGTTTCGCTTCAAGCCTTTAGCCAATCAGATTCAAGAGAAGCGTCTGCTGGATATCTGTGAAAAGGAGAAGCTCAAATACACGAAAGAG AGCATAGCAGCGTTGGTAAAGGTGTCTGAAGGAGACTTGAGGAAAGCCATCACCTTCCTCCAGAGCGCTGCCCGCCTCAACGTAGACAAGGAGATCTCAGAGCGTTCCATCATAGAAATAGCTGGG GTCGTCCCTCCCAAGATGATTGACGACTTGCTTCAGATCTGCTTTAAAGgaacatttgagaagctggaggTAGCAGTCAGG AAAATTGTAGATGAAGGCTACGCAGCCACACAGATCCTCAGTCAGATCCACGAGTCCATCATAGAGCAGGACCTCAACGACAAGCAGAAGTCAGCCATCACGGAAAAAATGGCG GTGGTGGATAAGTGCCTCGCAGACGGTGCAGATGAGTACCTACAGATGTTGAGTCTGTGTTCACTCATCATACAGCAGTCCTCCCAGAACAACTGA